In the Plectropomus leopardus isolate mb chromosome 5, YSFRI_Pleo_2.0, whole genome shotgun sequence genome, one interval contains:
- the abhd15a gene encoding protein ABHD15 produces MLEWLVALCIVILVVLIWPGSKYFGTEGQSDALLQGLGISHQATKDKTGRCASERGGSDGAHTAYAGADEKARTVALICKPSALANYLLKHCRTFSNYSPCVGWTWRASALLQSVYEACWPYDSPVQFVRDNLQLSDDGLVSLDWAVPSYQKRRRTSSHSTSPVLLIIPNSFGKITRNVLKLCETALSHGYLPAVFNRRSHNGTPLTTLKLQQFGDPADLREAVRYIRHRQPAGRLYAVSESTGSGLLLSYLGECGSSSYVTAAVCLSPVFRCQSWFENGLWWPLQWALVLYQKICLSRYKTVLGETIQTDALFSSCSLRGLEEALFCPTGQVDSASAAPAGTSCNTSGTWDGYWERNEPLRDVDEVAIPVLSVCARDDPVRGDAQSTVPLELFETNPHFFLLLTDRGSHCGFSTQSEESATGAFSAAGSAAAPNSEMESRRTKWSHRALLEFFRATTDFFAAEERAKQLAARRRGLGGGAGGRVFRHRSVSTCKRVPACSHNIHAIYNWQRSYTR; encoded by the exons ATGCTGGAATGGCTTGTGGCTCTGTGCATTGTGATCCTGGTGGTCTTAATCTGGCCAGGCTCCAAATATTTTGGCACCGAGGGCCAGTCGGATGCTTTGCTGCAGGGACTGGGGATTTCACACCAGGCGACGAAGGACAAGACCGGGCGGTGCGCTTCAGAGCGAGGAGGGAGCGACGGTGCCCATACGGCCTATGCGGGTGCAGATGAGAAAGCACGCACCGTGGCACTGATCTGCAAACCGTCCGCGCTGGCCAACTATCTCCTGAAACACTGCAGGACTTTCAGTAATTACTCGCCGTGTGTCGGCTGGACGTGGCGGGCCAGCGCCTTACTCCAGAGCGTGTACGAGGCGTGCTGGCCGTACGACAGCCCGGTCCAGTTTGTGCGGGACAACCTGCAGCTCAGTGATGACGGGCTGGTGTCCTTAGACTGGGCTGTGCCTTCCTACCAGAAACGACGCCGGACCTCCAGTCACTCCACCAGTCCCGTTCTGCTCATCATCCCAAACTCTTTTGGGAAGATCACTAGAAATGTGTTAAAG TTGTGTGAAACAGCACTGTCCCATGGCTACCTCCCTGCAGTTTTCAACCGCCGCAGCCACAATGGCACCCCGCTCACCACCCTAAAGCTGCAACAGTTTGGTGACCCTGCAGACCTGCGTGAGGCTGTGCGCTACATCCGCCACCGACAGCCTGCAGGAAGACTGTATGCCGTTAGCGAGAGCACTGGCTCGGGCCTTTTACTCTCTTACCTGGGGGAGTGTGGATCATCCAGTTACGTGACGGCGGCTGTCTGCCTGTCGCCCGTGTTCCGCTGTCAGAGCTGGTTTGAGAATGGGTTGTGGTGGCCGCTGCAGTGGGCGTTGGTGCTCTACCAGAAGATATGTCTCAGCAG GTACAAGACGGTGCTGGGGGAGACCATACAGACAGACGCCCTGTTTTCTAGCTGTTCTTTACGGGGCCTGGAGGAGGCATTGTTCTGTCCAACTGGACAAGTGGACTCTGCAtcagcagcaccagcagggACCAGCTGCAATACTTCAGGTACCTGGGATGGGTATTGGGAACGCAATGAACCCTTGAGAGACGTGGATGAAGTGGCTATTCCTGTTCTGAGCGTGTGCGCTCGAGATGACCCAGTGCGCGGTGACGCCCAATCCACGGTGCCCTTGGAACTCTTTGAGACAAACCcacattttttcctcctcctgacTGACCGTGGAAGTCACTGTGGTTTCTCCACCCAGTCTGAGGAGAGTGCCACTGGTGCATTTAGTGCAGCTGGTTCTGCAGCTGCACCAAACAGTGAGATGGAGAGCCGTCGGACCAAGTGGAGCCACAGAGCTCTGCTGGAATTCTTCAGGGCGACCACAGACTTCTTTGCTGCAGAAGAGAGGGCGAAGCAGCTTGCTGCGAGGAGGCGGGGGCTCGGTGGAGGTGCAGGGGGGAGAGTTTTCCGCCACCGCAGTGTCAGTACATGTAAACGAGTGCCAGCGTGTTCCCATAATATCCATGCCATTTATAACTGGCAGAGGTCCTATACACGATGA